The nucleotide window ATTTGGCCATATATCCAGCTCAATTACTCTCACACCTCTCTGAAGTGCTCTTATAATTGGAACATCGCTGCAGTCACTACTGAGCTGGTTTCCCGTCAAGTATGAATTGTGGCCTGTATATATGTAATAGTGGGACAGTGGAGCCGTCATATCATGGTGAACCTGCATTAGTATCAAGTATTCATATTGCTAACATGTAAAAATTTCTGAGCTATGATTTAAGCAGTACAGTTATATTAACCTGTAAGTCATGGCTATAGGCTGAACAGTATAACAGGAAATTGAAGTGTCATAATATCTTAGATGTTCAGAATTTATTATCACTTGGAAGGGAAACACAATAGTAATAATATCATCAGCATAGTTCAACATGAAGTTCTGGATAAAACAATTAGGATATTGGATTCTTCCATTAGCACCACTGGCACAGAATCAGTTTCTCCAATGTATTTGTTTCAATTTTtatcactgaaaaagatcaaaGCATAATATCAGGTAATCaaagaacattaaaaacaaaaaacaaacctAAACAAGCAGCATGTAAGGGAAAGAAACAAAGTAGCCTGAGATGGTAACATTTGAAACCTAAAGAACAGATCTACAAGTTTTTAATATCTTGATCAACCAGTATCTTAGCAATAAGATAAATGAGGCTTGTAATTCTACCATAAATAGCATACAAAAGAGTATCACATTAGATTCTTTTTTCCAACATTTACTGAACATAAAAGGAACATCTTCCACGACAAGCATCGACTAGAATGCATCATAATTCACAAGAATTAATTGCTCAAGTCTATGTGATTTCGATTCCTAAATATGACTTGTACAGTTCTTCTAAAGTTGTCGTCTTTAATCCAAAGACAGAAGCAATCATGGACCAACTTTCAACAAATACTACACCTCCATCGAAGGTAACAACAACAGGGGCCAAGCAGACCACCAGGATCAAGAGATCTACAAGAGGCGCGAGCAGACCTGCGGTTGTAAGGGAGGGTTCAGCTCCTCGGAGAAGAGGTAGTGGTGGAAATCGTCGAGGGTGAAGGGCGGCTTGGAGAGCTTGGCGAGGTGGGAGGGGCGGCGGAGCTGGCGGACGCGCTCCATGACCCGCTCGGCGTCGGCGGCGGTGGCCCCGGCCTCGCCCTGTGCCTCCTCTAGGAACCGACGGAGCTGATCCGCAGTCATGTGGGCTCCGCCCTCGGCGTAGGTCGCGAAAGCCTCCCGCACGTCCTCCGCGGGCTTCGCCTCGCTCCACCGGAACTTCCTCGTGAAGCAGATGCAGCACCTGTAGCtccccatcctctctctctctctctccaaaattCCACCTTCCTTGCTTACATCCACGACCAAATGGGGCTCCCGGCAAATATAAAGGATCGAAGACGGCGAAGACGAGGAGGCGCGCCGAGAAATGGACGCGGTTTAACTGTCACAGTGGTTTCCAGTGACTCTCCGAGAAAGGATAGGGATACCTCCCTCTCCGCAGAAGAACACCTTTCGTTACCGACACGACCGAAGCCCACACACGCACCCACCCGCAGCAAGAGGGCCCCAGATCGTGGCCGTCGCTTTGGGTGGGGAAAGAGACCACGTCAAGGGTTTCCATGGAGAATGCCGTCGCGATCTCGTAACGGCGACGTTGTTGGTGAAGGTTATGCCCCGGTTCGTGAATCACAAAGTACACGTGGACAAGAGTCATCCGTCAGATCGAAACTCAGACTGTGTCCCTTGGCGACCGCGACGGTCACACCGGTGGGGTGGGAGAGACCAAAGAATAATTGGGCCGGCGTACGTGTCGGATACGTGGTCACGATCACTGGGTTTGGGTCAACCTTATCCACGCTGCCAGTCTCTGGATTACTAATGCAGCAAAGAATAATCGTAGGATTAGGATCTACATTAATCCAATTCAAGATGTGTCTATTCAAATTGAATTTGGAATAGGTTCGTTTATCTAAATAATTATCTGGATTAGACATCGGATATCTTTGATTTAGATAGGAGGGGAAGTCAAGGAGTCATTTGGTACTCCCCATCTCAGACTCGAACATGGAAGAAGACGACCGAGCCAAAAGAAGGGTTTTTTCTTCGTCGTGGATCTTGTAGCCCCTGCTTTAATGCAACTCAGTCACGCCAATCCCATTCTCTTGACGGGAAACGTCGGCGATGCCTTGCAGCAATAAAATTGAGATGACATCTGAGATGAGAtgaagatggagatggagatggaacaCTGAGGGAAAGGTGTTCCATTATTTTTCGAACAAGGAAATCTCAATCAGCTGACCTCATGATGTCTGGCCAGTTATACATATGCTTTAAAGACGAGATAAGCAATCCAGTTCCTCTGGGTGAGGCCATCCAAGACCACCTGCAGAAACCACGGCCAGCGGCACCGGGAATGGTCTCCTCGGCGACCGTGTCATCAGGTCAGAGTATTATTCTCGCCACTGTTATCGACCAAGGACAAAGGATAAAGATTGTCGAAGACGTGGATACCTCCCCTCTCGCCTACCAGCTAACCCAGATGCATCTCCCTCTCGCCGGCGCCTCCACGAACTGGAAAGAAGGGCCCATGTGACATCTCCTCCGCTGGGTTCCCCCACTGGTCCGCTGCCTCCGCATACTTCCCGACCTTCGTCATTAAGCTTCACTCAGAAAGGCTGCGTTGCATCTCGTCACCGTATGACGTGGCGAGATTGATGACCATCCACTTGGTCAACAAAACACTATTCTTTGTTTTCTTCCGTTCCCTCCAGGGGCGCAGAGCCCTCCCAACGAGCCGAAACACCCAGCAGAAGCACCTTCTGGGCCCCACAACAGAAATAAACATGGCCCACCTTCTATATAGGAACCGAGCCTTCCGGGGTTTCCCTCCGTACtccccacccaccccccccccccccccccccccgcgctCGAGTGCACCATGAGCTCCGCCAACGAGAACCAACAACGCGGAGAGGAGACGGCTGCAGCCCGCAACGAGCCCCGCGCCCCTGAGCATTTCGCCAAGTTCTTCGAGTGCTGGCTCGCCGAGCAAGAACGCGACCTGCAAGTCCTCCGTACCGCAGCCGCTTCCGCCGGCGAGGAGCTCCGGCTTCGACCCCTCGTTGACCGGGTCCTCGGCCACTACGAGTACTACTACTGCGCCAAGGCCGCCTCCGTCCGCCGCGACGTGCTCCCCATGTTCAACCCCACGTGGACGTCCTCCACGGAGAACCTCTTCCTTTGGGCCGGCGGCTGGCGGCCCACCATGGCTTTCCACCTCCTTTACTCCAAGTCCGGCCTCCAGTTCGAGCCCCGGCTTCTCGAGCTGATCGTCGGCAACCCCACGCGCGACCTGGCCGACCTGAGCCCCGACCAGCTGGAGCGCATCGATGGGCTCCACCGGCTGACGGTGCGGCTGGAGAAGGAGATATCTGAAGAGGAGGCGCAGGTGCAGGAGTCGGTGGCGGACGCACGGATGGTGGAGCTGACGCATGCGTTGGCGGAGTCAGAGGAGGTAGAAGCCGATTCCATGGAGCAGGAGATGAAGAGGAAACGGGACAGGATGAACGAGGTGTTGCAGAGGGCGGATCAGCTGAGGCTGGAGACGCTGAAGGGGCTGGTGGAGATACTGAAGCCGGTGCAGGCGGTGCATTTCTTGATCGCGGCTGCGGAGCTTCACCTCAAAGTGCACGAGTTTGGGAAGAGCAAagacgctgccgctgccgctactGGCCGACCAGAGTAAGGCTGGTGTTTAACCGTATCTTGTATCTGTTATTGGGATGGTCTGTTTTAAGTTGAGCATAAAGCACACTAACTACTAC belongs to Musa acuminata AAA Group cultivar baxijiao chromosome BXJ3-5, Cavendish_Baxijiao_AAA, whole genome shotgun sequence and includes:
- the LOC135637770 gene encoding protein DOG1-like 3 is translated as MSSANENQQRGEETAAARNEPRAPEHFAKFFECWLAEQERDLQVLRTAAASAGEELRLRPLVDRVLGHYEYYYCAKAASVRRDVLPMFNPTWTSSTENLFLWAGGWRPTMAFHLLYSKSGLQFEPRLLELIVGNPTRDLADLSPDQLERIDGLHRLTVRLEKEISEEEAQVQESVADARMVELTHALAESEEVEADSMEQEMKRKRDRMNEVLQRADQLRLETLKGLVEILKPVQAVHFLIAAAELHLKVHEFGKSKDAAAAATGRPE